Genomic DNA from Thiosocius teredinicola:
AACCGTGACCACCTTGCCGTCGTCAGGCAAGGCGTTGGCCAGCCACAGTGTCGAATAGCCGTTCGACGTCCCGACCTCCAGTACATTGCGCGCCTTGTTGGCCTTGATCAGCAACGCAAGCAACTCGCCGGTATCGCGCGTGATGTTCAACAGCTTGTGCGGCCGGTCGGTAGTCGCGGCGTCGTTCTCCTCGCCTTGTCGTTCCAGCTCGGTCAGTAGTTGATCCAGTGACATCTTTGGCTTCCGCTGTGTTCAGTCGCCCAAGGGGTGGGGGAGCGCAAGGTCGAAACGGCCTGCGGGGGCGTGGATCAGGCGCATTCGTCTTTGCCTTCGGCCAACTGATCGAGCCATGCGGCCAGGCGCTCTTTCTCGCGGCGCAGAAATCCCGGGTCGTTGTGCACATGCGCCATCACGCTGATCCCTTGGCCCTGCGACATCAGGCGCAAGGCAAGTTCATGCGCGCGACCGGCATAGCCGAGCTCGGCGAATTGGTCGGTCAGCCAGCTCTCGAAGACCTTGAACAGGTTTTCCGCCTGCTCTTGCAGCTCGCCCTGATCTTTGCCCAGTTCGGTATTCAGGGTGCCCATCGGGCAGCCGTAGCGCATGATGGCATCGGCGCTGTTGGTCAGGATGTCGAGAAACCGGTGCAGGCGCTGAATCGGCGTGCGGTAGCTGCCCGACCAGTTCTCGAGCATCTGCGAGATGCGCTCGGTGCGATAGTGGATCGCCGCTTCGAGGATCTCGTCCTTGGTCTTGAAGTAGTAGTAGATGTTGCCGCGCGGCACGCCGGCGGCCTCGACCACGTCGCTGAACGACGTCTGGTTGTAACCCTTGTGGTAGAAGAGGCGGTTGGCGGCCTCGACCACGCGTTGGCGGGTTCTTTCGCTCTTTTTCGGCATCGCTTTCAAAGTCAGACGGACGTACGAAATAATTGTTATGCGTCTAATTATAGTCGATGCCGGACGTCCGTATGAAATACCTTGTGGCACGTGGTTCCGTCGTCGACCCGGAACAGTGATAATGCGTGATTGAACGACGAAAACAGTCCGGAGATTTCGATGCCCCAGTATCGCTCACGCACGACCACCCACGGCCGCAACATGGCGGGTGCCCGCGCCTTGTGGCGCGCCACCGGGATGAAGGATGGCGATTTCGACAAGCCGATCATTGCGATCGCCAACTCCTTCACCCAGTTCGTGCCCGGCCATGTCCACCTTAAAGACCTCGGCCAACTGGTGGCGCGCGAGATCGAAAAGGCGGGTGGTGTGGCCAAGGAGTTCAACACCATCGCGGTCGACGACGGCATCGCCATGGGTCACGGCGGCATGCTGTACTCGCTGCCGTCGCGCGACCTGATCGCCGACAGTGTCGAGTACATGGTGAACGCGCACTGCGCCGATGCCCTGGTGTGTATCTCCAATTGCGACAAGATCACCCCCGGGATGCTCAACGCGGCGCTGCGCCTGAATATCCCGACGGTGTTCGTTTCCGGTGGCCCGATGGAAGCCGGTAAGGTCAGTCTGGCCAACAAGGGCGAACTCAAGCTCGACCTGGTCGACGCTATGGTGTCGGCGGCCGATCCGAACGAGACCGACGATAACGTCGCGTCGATCGAGCGTTCGGCCTGTCCGACCTGCGGTTCGTGCTCGGGCATGTTCACCGCCAACTCGATGAACTGCCTGACCGAGGCCCTGGGGCTGTCGTTGCCGGGCAATGGCTCGCTGCTGGCGACCCACGCCGAGCGAAAAAACTTGTTCCTCGAGGCCGGTCGCCTGGTGGTCGAGATCGCACGGCGCTACTACGAACAGGACGACGCCAGCGTGCTGCCACGCAATATCGCCACCTTCGATGCCTTTGAAAATGCGATCGCCCTGGATATCGCCATGGGTGGCTCGACCAACACGGTGCTGCACCTGCTGGCGGCGGCACATGAGGGCGGCGTCGATTTCACGATGGCCGACATCGATCGCATGAGCCGCAAGGTGCCGAACCTGTGCAAGGTGGCACCGGCCACGCAGCAGTACCACATGGAAGACGTGCACCGCGCCGGTGGCGTGATCGGCATCCTGGCGGAACTCGACCGTGGTGGCCTGATCCACCGCGAGTGCCACACGGTGCACAGTGCGTCGATGGGCGCGGCGATCGACGGATGGGACGTGATTCGTGGTGAAGAAGAACAGGCGCGCGTGCGCTACCTTGCCGGCCCCGGCGGCATTCCCACGCAGGTCGCCTTCAGCCAGGACAGTCAATGGCCCGACCTGGATCTCGATCGTGAAGGTGGGTGCATCCGCGATATCGCGCACGCCTATTCGAAAGACGGCGGACTCGCGGTGCTATATGGCAACCTCGCTGCGCAGGGCTGTATCGTCAAGACCGCTGGGGTGGACGAATCGATCTTGAAATTCTCCGGTCCGGCGCGAATCTTTGAAAGCCAGGACGCAGCCGTCGAAGGCATCCTGAACGACAAGATCGTCGCCGGCGACGTGGTATTGATCCGGTACGAAGGACCAAAGGGCGGCCCGGGTATGCAGGAGATGCTGTATCCGACCAGCTATCTCAAGTCGAAAGGCCTGGGCAAGGCCTGCGCGTTGATCACCGACGGGCGCTTCAGCGGTGGCACGTCCGGTTTGTCGATCGGTCATTGTTCACCCGAAGCCGCCGAGGGTGGCAACATCGGCTTGGTCGAAGAGGGTGACTTGATCGAGATCGATATCCCGAATCGTACGATCGACGTTGCAGTCGACGATGCGGTGCTCGACCAACGTCGTCAGGCCATGCAGGCGCGTGGCGACAAGGCGTGGCAACCGGTCGATCGCGATCGTTACGTATCGCAGGCGCTGCGTGCCTATGCGGCACTGACTACGTCGGCGGCGCGCGGTGCGGTTCGCGATCTCTCACAGCTCGAAAAGTAACACCCGCAAGCGCATAGCTTGCTAGAGCAAAGCCGGCGCCTGTACAGGTGCTGGCTTTTTTGTGCGCCTTAAGATTCGCTTAAGAATTCACGACCCGCATTACTCAATCAGCCTTGTTGCGACGATGAGCGCATGGGTTTTCCGCTTCTTGTCACGTCTACATGTCCGACCCGCCGACAAGGCGCTGTTCTCGACTACGTCCATTTTTCAGTATCCGGTCACAAAGTGAGTGCTGATGCTCGATGGTGCGGATTAAACCCGGTTCGGCCGTCGTTTCAATAACGCACGACGTTCCATGCAAGTCAGTGCCCGAGTGAATGTTGGTATGACCGGCACTCGTATGCATTGCTCAATTGGCGGAGGCTTTCGCACCGAAAGCACCCGTCAGGTTCGCGTGTTGCACGCTGAAACGTGCACAACCAATACGGCCGTGTCACGACGGACGACTCAGTGACAGGGTCTGACAAAAAAGGAACAGGAGCTATGACGACAAACTTTTTGAAGGCCATGTGTTTGGGCTTTGTCGCAGCGGGGGTCTGTCAAACGGCATGGTCTGAAGACGCAACGATCAATCGACTGCTTGCCTCGCAATGTGCCCAGTGTCACGGGTCCAACGGCAGGGCGGTCGGCGACATGGATAGTCTCGCCGGAGAGAGTGCCGACGAGATCTATGAAGAGCTGATGGAGATGCGTTCGGAAGACACGCCGGAAGACATCATGGAGCACCAGGCTATGGGTTATACGGAGGATCAGATCCGCCGTATAGCCGCGTACTACGGGTCGATAGGGGGCGGCAGTTCGGGTTCAGGTTCGGGTGGCAGTGGTTCCGGCGATCATGAATCGGATGAAGACGAACATGAACGTTCGCGCGACTCCGGCAAGGAATACGAGCGCGAACGGCGCAAGAGACGTGATCGGGACGACGACTGATGCGTTGTTCAACGACTACGACCCTTGATCACCTTTTGCGGAGAACATATCCATGACTTTCAATCGTAGACAGTTTCTGAAAACACTCGGTGCGGCGAGCGCGGCAATGACGCTGCCGACGACTGTGAAGGCCGCGGCGACGCCCCGCGTTGTCGTGCTCGGCGGTGGTTTTGCCGGCGCATCCGTCGCCAAGTATCTGCGTGCGTGGAGCGACAAGACCATCGAGGTGGTGATGGTTGATCCGAACGCGGCACACACCTCCTGCGTACTGAGCAACCTGGTACTCAACAACCGTATTTCACTCAACGAGCTGACGATTTCGTACTCCAGCTTGTCGTCGTTCTACGGTGTCAACGTCATGCGCGATCGCGCGGCGGAGATTGACGGCACCGGGAAGCGTGTCCGTCTGAACGATGCAGGCTGGATCGACTACGATCACCTTGTGATCGCGACCGGCATCGACTTTGTCGACATCCCGGGCCTCGACTTCAATCTGACGCCACATGCCTGGGTTGCCGGTCCGCAAACCCAGTTGCTGGCATCGCAGGTCAGTTCACTTGGGCCGAGTTCGACCTTCATCATGACGATACCGCCGTCGCCCTATCGGTGCCCTCCAGGGCCCTACGAGCGCGCCTGCGTGGTGGCCGACATACTCAAGCGCAAGGGCTACAACAACGGCGACGCACGTGTTGTCGTGCTCGATGCCAATCCGTCGATCCAGGCAGAACGGCACACCTTCGAGCAGGTGTATAGCCAGCTGTACCGCAACATCATCGACTATGTTCCCAATGCCACGCTGAACGCCGTCGATTCGCAACAGCGCATTGTCGATACCAGCGCAGGCGAGTATCGGGGCGACGTCGTCAATGTGATCGCGCCGCAACAGGCGATGGGTTTCGTGCGTGAATCCGGGCTTACCGGAAGCGGGCTCTGGGCAGGCGTCGATCCGCTGAGCTATGCATCGACGCAATCCGGTTTCGATGGGGTCCATATCATCGGTGATACCCAGGCGACCGGTCAGCCGAAGTCTGCGCATATGGCCAATTCGCAGGCCAAGGTGTGTGCCGATGCCATCATCAGGATCATCAACGGCATTTCGGTGACCGCCCCCGAGCGTGTCGCAAATATCACGACCAACTCGGCCTGCTATAGCCCGGTCAGTTACGATCAGGCGTCGTGGCTAACTGCCAATTTCTCGTACGATGAAACGAGTCGCCAGATGATGCTGAAGCATCTTGGTGAGGCGGAACGATGGAGCAAGGACAACTATGAGGAGATGTTCGCCTGGGCGAGCAATCTCTTCACCGACTCCTTCCATTGATAAGGTAGGCAGGCAGACTGCGCAAGGCGTGCGCAGTCTGCTTTATAGCGAGAAGGTTACAGCGAACCCCAGGAGCTCTTGCGGCGACGTACGCGCAGGTGAGGCAGGATCAGCCCGAGCAGTATGCCGCCGACGACGACACCGCCACCGATCAGGAACCAGTTCTGCGCGGTCTTGTTCTCGAGTTCGCGGTTCTGCTGTTTGATGTCTTCGACCTCGCGTGTCAGCGAGGCGACTTGTTTGCGCAGTTCATTGCGTTCGTTGGCAATCCGTACGGCGTTGCTCGAGGTGCGCTGCAGCGCAGTGAATTCCTGGTCGACCTGCGTCTTGGAGCCTTTGAGTTCTTCGTACTGCTTGGTCAGCGTCTGCAATTGCTCAGTCGCCGTAGCCAGTCGGCTGCTCAGCTCGCCCGGCGCGGCCTTCAGCGCCTTTACTTCGTTTTCGAGTGACACGAGTCGATCGCGTGCTACCGGCTGATTCACCAGCTGGCGTGTCAGTACGAAACCTTCGGCGCCGGCCTGCGTGCGCACCTTGCTGTAGCCACTGCCGCTGTTGGTCGACAGTACCGTCACGGCTTCGCCGGTCGGCAACATCTTGAGGATGCGATGCGTCGGGCTTTCGCCGCTGCGCAGCGTGATTTTCAGTTCGTCGGTCACGTAGGCGGTCTTGGCGAACGCCGTTGTGCTGCAGAGTATGAAGATGAGCGTAACGAGTTTTTTCACTGAGTCGATTCCGTACGGCGGAGCATTAGGGCCTGTTCCCGGCCGGGAAGCAGATTAAGTGTTCGGCGTTCAGGCGGACGCGAACTGTATCACCCATATGATGATCATTATGGCTCGGAAACAGCGATAGTAGGCGCGTTCCGGTGGGTAATTCCAGTGTATAGAGGATTTCAGCCCCCTTGAACGCCTTGTCTTTGACCACGGCTTCGATATCGCCGTTGTTGTCCGGTACCAGGTCGTCCGGCCGTATCAGCACTTCGACCTGGTTGCCGATGTGCTCGGTGCAGGAGCGATTGCCGCGCAACTCGCCCAGTTCGGTATCGAAGGTTTCAGGTGTCTTGACCGTGCCGGCAATGAAGCGGCCCTGACCGATGAAATCGGCGACGAAGCGATGGTTCGGCTCGTGGTACAGGTTGAACGGCGTATCCCACTGCAGGATCGTACCATCGCGCATCACACCGACCTTGTCCGACATCGCGAACGCCTCATGCTGGTCGTGGGTGACCAGGATACCGCTGATGCCCTCCGACTTGAGGATGTCGCGTACCTCCATGCTCAGGCGTTCGCGCAATTCGACGTCGAGATTGGAGAACGGTTCGTCCATCAGTAGCAGGGTCGGGCGGGGCGCCAGTGCGCGCGCCAGTGCGACGCGTTGTTGCTGCCCGCCCGAGAGCTCATGGGGGTAGCGTTGCCCCATACCTTGCAGGCCGGTGGCATCGAGCAGATGTTCGACCTGCACGCGGCGATCGACGGCCGGCTTTTTGCGCAGACCGAACGCGATGTTGTCGGCGATGGTCAGGTGGGGGAACAGGGCATAGTCCTGAAACACCATGCCGATCGAGCGTTTCTCCGGCGGTACGGTCATCTCGGGTGAAGAGACGATTCTCTTCGCGATCAGAATCTGGCCGCTGCTGATCGGCTCGAAGCCGGCGATCGCCCGCAGTGCGGTGGTCTTGCCGCAGCCACTCGGGCCGAGCAGGCTGACGATCTCGCCACGGTTGACGTGAAACGACAGGTCGTTGACGACTGTCTCGTCGCCATATCCGGCACTGATTTGTTCGACCTTGAGTAACGGCATCTGCTCGGGTTCGGCGATGTTCAGAGCCGTAGAGTTTATCAAGTGAGCAGGAACTCAAGCAGCGCTTTCTGCGCATGCATACGGTTCTCTGCCTCGTCCCAGACAACGCTGTCCGGTGCGTCGATCACGTTTTCGGAGACCTCTTTGCCACGATAGGCCGGCAGGCAATGTAGAAACAGTGCGTCCGGTGCGGCCAGACTCATCATTGCCTTGTCGACCATGTAGCCGGCGAAGGCTCTTTCGCGAGCGGCCTTTTCCTCTTCCTGGCCCATGCTGATCCAGGTGTCGGTAACCACCAGGTCGGTACCGCTGACCGCCTCACGCGGGTCGCGCAGGATCTCGCATCGATCGCCACCGGTGCGCAGCACCTCGGGATCGGGGTCGAAGCCTTCCGGGCAGGCGATGCGCAGCTTGAAATCGAACTGCACGGCTGCGCCGATATACGAGTGACACATATTGTTGCCATCGCCGACCCAGGTCACTGTCTTGCCGGTGATGTCGCCGCGATGCTCGCTGAAGGTCTGCATGTCGGCCAGCAGTTGGCAGGGGTGGCACAGATCGGTCAGGCCGTTGATCACCGGCACCTTCGAATGCGCAGCAAAGGCCTCGACACTGGCATGCTCGAAGGTGCGGATCATGACGCAATCGACCATGCGCGACAGCACGCGCGCGGTGTCTTCAATCGGCTCGCCACGTCCGAGTTGGGTATCGCGCGGTGACAGAAACATTGCTGAACCACCGAGCTGTGCCATACCGGCCTCGAACGACACGCGGGTACGCGTCGAGCTCTTTTCGAAGATCATCGCGAGCATCTTGTTGTGCAGCGGCGTATGCGATTTGCCGGCGCGGTGCATCTGCTTGAGTTCGCTGGCGCGCGCGATCAGCGCGCGCAGCTCAGTCGAACTCAGATCCATCATCGTCAAAAAATGGCGGGGTGCAGGGGAAGTACTCATGACAATAAACCTCGCGCCGTGGCGGGGCGATCAGTGATCCGAGAGGAAGGCTTGAACCAGTGAGCCGAGTGTCGAGATCAGTTGGTCGGCCTGCTTGTCGCTCATGATCAGCGGCGGTAACAGGCGGATGACCGAGTCGGCCGTGACATTGATCAGCAGGCCGGCGCTCAATGCCCGCGCGACGAGTTCGCCGCAGGGGCGGTCGAGCTGCACGCCGATCATCAGACCTTTACCGCGGACCTCGATGACACCGGGGAGATCTGCCAGCGCAGCGCGCAGGCCGTTCTGGATGTACTCACCGAGACTGGCGGCGCGTTCCCAGAGCTTGTCCTGGCTGAGCGCGTGGCACACCGTCAGTGCAGCCGCACAGGCCAGGGGGTTGCCACCGAAAGTGGAGCCGTGATTGCCGGGACCGAAAAGAGCGGCTGCGTCGCCGTGCGCCAGGCAGGCGCCGATCGGCACGCCGTTGCCCAATGCCTTGGCGACCGTCATCACGTCCGGCTTGAAATCGTAGTGCTGGTAGGCGAAGGGTTTGCCGGTACGCGCCATGCCGGTCTGAATCTCATCGAGGATCATCAGCCAGCCCTTGGTGGTGCACAGCGTCCTGACGCCGGGCAGAAAATCGTCGGGCGGGACATTGATGCCGCCTTCGCCCTGGATCGGCTCGACCATGACGGCAACCACATCGGGTTGGTTATCGGCCACGGCCTGCAACGCTGCGAGGTCTCCGTACGGTATGCGCACGAAACCCTGGACCAGCGGTTCGAATCCAGCCTGCACCTTGCGGTTGCCGGTGGCAGTCAGCGTCGCCAGGGTACGACCGTGGAAGCTGCTCTCCATTACCACGATAGTCGGCGATTTCACGCCTTTGCGATTGCCGTGCAGACGCGCCAGCTTGATCGCGGCCTCGTTGGCTTCGGCACCGGAATTGCCGAAGAACACGCGATCCATGCCGGCCAGTTCGGTCAGCGCATTTCCCAGCGCCTCTTGTGCCGCGATGCCGTAGACATTGGAGGTATGGATCAGCGTGGCTGCCTGTTCGCAGATAGCCTTGGTGACA
This window encodes:
- a CDS encoding c-type cytochrome gives rise to the protein MTTNFLKAMCLGFVAAGVCQTAWSEDATINRLLASQCAQCHGSNGRAVGDMDSLAGESADEIYEELMEMRSEDTPEDIMEHQAMGYTEDQIRRIAAYYGSIGGGSSGSGSGGSGSGDHESDEDEHERSRDSGKEYERERRKRRDRDDD
- the argF gene encoding ornithine carbamoyltransferase, with amino-acid sequence MSTSPAPRHFLTMMDLSSTELRALIARASELKQMHRAGKSHTPLHNKMLAMIFEKSSTRTRVSFEAGMAQLGGSAMFLSPRDTQLGRGEPIEDTARVLSRMVDCVMIRTFEHASVEAFAAHSKVPVINGLTDLCHPCQLLADMQTFSEHRGDITGKTVTWVGDGNNMCHSYIGAAVQFDFKLRIACPEGFDPDPEVLRTGGDRCEILRDPREAVSGTDLVVTDTWISMGQEEEKAARERAFAGYMVDKAMMSLAAPDALFLHCLPAYRGKEVSENVIDAPDSVVWDEAENRMHAQKALLEFLLT
- a CDS encoding ABC transporter ATP-binding protein produces the protein MPLLKVEQISAGYGDETVVNDLSFHVNRGEIVSLLGPSGCGKTTALRAIAGFEPISSGQILIAKRIVSSPEMTVPPEKRSIGMVFQDYALFPHLTIADNIAFGLRKKPAVDRRVQVEHLLDATGLQGMGQRYPHELSGGQQQRVALARALAPRPTLLLMDEPFSNLDVELRERLSMEVRDILKSEGISGILVTHDQHEAFAMSDKVGVMRDGTILQWDTPFNLYHEPNHRFVADFIGQGRFIAGTVKTPETFDTELGELRGNRSCTEHIGNQVEVLIRPDDLVPDNNGDIEAVVKDKAFKGAEILYTLELPTGTRLLSLFPSHNDHHMGDTVRVRLNAEHLICFPAGNRP
- a CDS encoding TetR/AcrR family transcriptional regulator gives rise to the protein MPKKSERTRQRVVEAANRLFYHKGYNQTSFSDVVEAAGVPRGNIYYYFKTKDEILEAAIHYRTERISQMLENWSGSYRTPIQRLHRFLDILTNSADAIMRYGCPMGTLNTELGKDQGELQEQAENLFKVFESWLTDQFAELGYAGRAHELALRLMSQGQGISVMAHVHNDPGFLRREKERLAAWLDQLAEGKDECA
- a CDS encoding TIGR04211 family SH3 domain-containing protein; the protein is MKKLVTLIFILCSTTAFAKTAYVTDELKITLRSGESPTHRILKMLPTGEAVTVLSTNSGSGYSKVRTQAGAEGFVLTRQLVNQPVARDRLVSLENEVKALKAAPGELSSRLATATEQLQTLTKQYEELKGSKTQVDQEFTALQRTSSNAVRIANERNELRKQVASLTREVEDIKQQNRELENKTAQNWFLIGGGVVVGGILLGLILPHLRVRRRKSSWGSL
- the ilvD gene encoding dihydroxy-acid dehydratase; this encodes MPQYRSRTTTHGRNMAGARALWRATGMKDGDFDKPIIAIANSFTQFVPGHVHLKDLGQLVAREIEKAGGVAKEFNTIAVDDGIAMGHGGMLYSLPSRDLIADSVEYMVNAHCADALVCISNCDKITPGMLNAALRLNIPTVFVSGGPMEAGKVSLANKGELKLDLVDAMVSAADPNETDDNVASIERSACPTCGSCSGMFTANSMNCLTEALGLSLPGNGSLLATHAERKNLFLEAGRLVVEIARRYYEQDDASVLPRNIATFDAFENAIALDIAMGGSTNTVLHLLAAAHEGGVDFTMADIDRMSRKVPNLCKVAPATQQYHMEDVHRAGGVIGILAELDRGGLIHRECHTVHSASMGAAIDGWDVIRGEEEQARVRYLAGPGGIPTQVAFSQDSQWPDLDLDREGGCIRDIAHAYSKDGGLAVLYGNLAAQGCIVKTAGVDESILKFSGPARIFESQDAAVEGILNDKIVAGDVVLIRYEGPKGGPGMQEMLYPTSYLKSKGLGKACALITDGRFSGGTSGLSIGHCSPEAAEGGNIGLVEEGDLIEIDIPNRTIDVAVDDAVLDQRRQAMQARGDKAWQPVDRDRYVSQALRAYAALTTSAARGAVRDLSQLEK
- a CDS encoding FAD-dependent oxidoreductase; translation: MTFNRRQFLKTLGAASAAMTLPTTVKAAATPRVVVLGGGFAGASVAKYLRAWSDKTIEVVMVDPNAAHTSCVLSNLVLNNRISLNELTISYSSLSSFYGVNVMRDRAAEIDGTGKRVRLNDAGWIDYDHLVIATGIDFVDIPGLDFNLTPHAWVAGPQTQLLASQVSSLGPSSTFIMTIPPSPYRCPPGPYERACVVADILKRKGYNNGDARVVVLDANPSIQAERHTFEQVYSQLYRNIIDYVPNATLNAVDSQQRIVDTSAGEYRGDVVNVIAPQQAMGFVRESGLTGSGLWAGVDPLSYASTQSGFDGVHIIGDTQATGQPKSAHMANSQAKVCADAIIRIINGISVTAPERVANITTNSACYSPVSYDQASWLTANFSYDETSRQMMLKHLGEAERWSKDNYEEMFAWASNLFTDSFH
- a CDS encoding aspartate aminotransferase family protein, with translation MSTYNRLPVTFSRGEGARVWDTDGKEYLDALCGISVTNLGHAHPDVTKAICEQAATLIHTSNVYGIAAQEALGNALTELAGMDRVFFGNSGAEANEAAIKLARLHGNRKGVKSPTIVVMESSFHGRTLATLTATGNRKVQAGFEPLVQGFVRIPYGDLAALQAVADNQPDVVAVMVEPIQGEGGINVPPDDFLPGVRTLCTTKGWLMILDEIQTGMARTGKPFAYQHYDFKPDVMTVAKALGNGVPIGACLAHGDAAALFGPGNHGSTFGGNPLACAAALTVCHALSQDKLWERAASLGEYIQNGLRAALADLPGVIEVRGKGLMIGVQLDRPCGELVARALSAGLLINVTADSVIRLLPPLIMSDKQADQLISTLGSLVQAFLSDH